In one window of Patagioenas fasciata isolate bPatFas1 chromosome 34, bPatFas1.hap1, whole genome shotgun sequence DNA:
- the LOC136114407 gene encoding butyrophilin subfamily 1 member A1-like has protein sequence MGPSINHKNLQCVRFFIRQVEFLLVNPFPDAFLGSSSSVLRRRSSLHGVRWEPSKLSLPETDRRFKSRCCVLGREGFEEGRHCWGVTIEGQVGGDSWWGLGVAKESVEKRDFGELSSDNGVWAVQHRNGQFVTLTSPRAPLALSPVPKSIWVFLDRAQGTVTFVDAGSGAEFCRFGPVSFGEEKIHPWFRVETAATRLCLRDGTPRPPRPPSPGDNGDPKSAPDTSLEPLLGGKGAEITLSPLPDQTGALGASAV, from the coding sequence gAATTTCTCCTCGTAAACCCCTTTCCCGACGCTTTTCTTGGCTCTTCCAGCTCCGTTCTTCGACGACGCTCGTCCCTTCATGGCGTCCGCTGGGAGCCCTCAAAGCTCAGCCTACCTGAGACCGACCGGAGGTTTAAGTCGCGCTGCTGCGTTTTGGGCCGGGAGGGGTTCGAGGAGgggaggcactgctggggggtgaCCATAGAGGGACAAGTTGGGGGCGACTCCTggtgggggctgggggtggccAAGGAATCGGTGGAGAAAAGGGATTTTGGGGAGTTAAGCTCGGACAACGGCGTCTGGGCCGTCCAGCACCGTAACGGCCAATTTGTGACCCTCACGTCCCCCCGGGCCCCTTTGGCGTTGTCCCCCGTCCCCAAAAgcatctgggtgttcctggacCGGGCCCAGGGGACGGTGACGTTCGTCGACGCCGGGAGCGGCGCCGAATTTTGCCGGTTCGGCCCCGTTTCCTTCGGCGAGGAGAAAATCCACCCCTGGTTCCGCGTGGAGACGGCGGCGACGCGGCTGTGCCTGCGGGAtgggaccccccggcccccccggccccccagccccGGGGACAACGGGGACCCCAAAAGTGCTCCCGACACCTCCCTGGAGCCTCTGCTGGGGGGTAAAGGGGCTGAAATCACACTCAGCCCCCTCCCGGATCAAACTGGGGCTCTCGGTGCCTCTGCGGTCTGA